In the Pongo abelii isolate AG06213 chromosome 2, NHGRI_mPonAbe1-v2.0_pri, whole genome shotgun sequence genome, caggttcaagcaattctcctgcctcagcctcccgagtagctgggattacaggcatgcaccaccacgcccggctaatttttgtatttttagtagagatggggtttcaccatgttggccaggctggtctcaaactcccgacctcaagtgatccgcccacctcggcctcccaaagtgctgggattacaggcgtgaaccaccatgcctggccacatttttttttaagtagagtttTTGAGACCTTCAATTAAAATTGTCAGTAAATATGAACCACAGGATGATCTGTATTTTCAGAATTAAACTCAAACTTATGTTGACTAAAAACAACTCATACACTATTTGTGCATAAAGCCTGGCTCCCCACTCTTCTGCTTCTCAGCTTAATCCCATGAATGAAAAAATACCTACTAATTCTTGAGGGAACCTCCAGGTCCAGTAAGGAGAGGACCAGAGCATCATCTCCatgtgtggtattttttttttattttttgagatggagtctcgctctgtcacccaggctggagtgcagtggcacaatcttggctcactttaacctccacctcctgggttcaagcgattttcctgcctcagcctccagcaaaTGTGGTATTTCTAAAATGTTCCCCATCCCTGAGGGTTCCCTGACCTGTGCTGCTGTCAGATCGAAGCCCAGGGTCATATGAACAGAGAAGGTCACCACGCTGGCGATCACCACCACAATGGGAGCCACACCCACAGTGATGCTCTGGAAGTACCCGGCTTTTTCCAATATCCGACGCTCCTCCTCGCGGATTTCTATGAATAAAAAGCAAGCCAATTTCAAAGCAAGTTAAAAGAAGCCTAGGGATGTTGTTCCTTCACCTCCAAACAAGACTCTGTAGGTCTCCAGCCACCCTTCAACACCTATGACTATCAACTCTACCACTAAAGCTGGTATAAAAGGCTGAGGTTTGAAATGGATCAAGTGACAGGAATGAATCTAACAGAAAGCAGTCACTATATATGAACTCAATGATCATCTTCTATGATACCTTTTTCTGATTCTTCTTGTAAGTTTCTTAGGTTGAGAAGGAATGAACACATTAATTGTATCTATAATTGGCAGCTGCGTTTGCTTACCCGGTTGTTGTTTACTTTTTGCCTAAGGAATTAATAGGAAAGACAACACAATGGCACTGGAGAATTAAAAAGGGAGGGActaaaaggccaggcgcggtggctcacgcctataatcctagcactttgagaggccaaagcagggggattcacctgaggtcaggagttcgagaccagcctggccaacatggcaaaacgccgtccctgctaaaaatacaaaaattagccgggtgtggtagtacatgcctatgatcccagctacttgggtggctgaggccggagaatcgcctgaacctgggaggtggaggttgcagtgcgccgagattgaACCACagtattccagtctgggtgacaaagccagaccttgtctcaaaaaaaaaaaaaaaaaaaaaaaaaaaaaagggcggtGGGGAGGGAACTAACATTTCCTAGAGTGCCTGCTGTATGTTGGCAGTGGGATAGAAGCTTCCATACAAAAATGCAGTAACGACAACTGGAAGAAGATAGGTGAAATACAATTTCTATAGGCAGaatgatttttcttaaatatttgcaaaatcaACCCCCGTATCAGCAAAGCAACCATAGAGTACTGAGGACCATGGAGCAGGAAGCAGAACAAtaagatacttctttttttcagatgaggtcttgctctgttgctcaggctggagtgcagtggcacagtcacggcttactgcagcctcaacctccgtggctcaagtgatcctcctatcttagcctcccaagtagctgggaccacagatgtgcactaccatgcccagttaagttttattttttgtagagatgaggtctcactacgttgcccaggctggtcttgaactcctgggctctagtgatcttGTCTCTCCTTCCAAAGCGTGGAgactaaaggcatgagccacctcacccagccaatatatatatatttttaagacagagtctcactctgttgccgaggctggagtgcagtggtgtgatctcagctcactgcaacctctgcctctcgggttcaagtgatcctcctgcctcggcctcttgagtagctgggattacaagctgtgccaccacgcctggctaatttttgtatttttagtagagacggggtttttgccattttggccaggctgctcttgaactcctgacctcaggtgatctactcacttaggcctcccaaagtgctgggattacaggcatgtaccaacgCACCTGGCAAATACTTAATTCTTCTAAGAGGCCATACACTGACCTTAAAGGTATTACCACTGCCTAAGGCATTGGGAACTATCTTCACAGCTAGCTTGTAAGTCACATAAAAACACTGAACTCCTTACTTTAACATGTATTATACACCTTGGCCATGTCTATAATGAGAAAGAACACTCTTTTCAAATTAATACATACAGGTAAAGATACCAGTCAAGGGCTGATGGATGagggaaatttcagaaaaaagatCATAAATCTATAGAATCAGAGATCCAGAAGGGACCAGTGGCAGCCATCCTGCCATCAACCTGCTGGCAGATGTCCATTCAGAATCCATTTGTTCCACTCTAGTAGAAACAAACTCACTGCTTAACAAGGCAGCCCCGTCCACTGCTGGGCACCTCCTGAGTGGTCATCTCCTCTGGATGCTTCTTAGCTTAACAGCCCTCATAAATCAAATGTAGATTCCCGAATTGGACATCATGTTCCTGAAGGTTACTCAATGAAAGGAAAACAACGGCTACCTTGCTctgaacactgttttttttttttttttgagacagagtctcgctgcgacacccaggctggagtgcaatggcgtgatcgcagctcactgcaacctctgcctcctgggttcaagcgattctcctgtctctgcctcactagtagctgggattacaggcatgcaccaccgcacccagctaatttttatatttttagtacagacggggtttcactatattggccaggctggtcttgaactcctgaactcaggtgatccacctccctcagcctcccaaaatgctgggattacaggcgtgagccactggtgCCTGGCCTGAACACTGTATTTCTACTCCAACTATAATGCATTGACTGTTTTACAGCACTGGACTCAGCTCCCGATGAGGTTATGGTCCACCAACAGCCCCAtctcttttatttaaattaagtatctatgtgtttgtttttaattatctccTTCTTAAATTTCACCTGTTTCAAGGCACAATGGCTCAACTTGTGTTGAGATCTTTCTGAATGCCCCATCTGTGCTATTTCTCCTAGCTTTGTTGGCACTTACATATTTGACAGAGCTAGGACCAGCATCCAGCCATCCTGACTCCCAGCTTACCTCAAGGGCCATGAACTATTTCTTGTGAAACCACAGAGTAGAGTGGGCAAAGGTGGTGCTCTCAGTAGTAATTTGATATTGTATTCTGTGAAAGCCTCATGGCCAGGCTGGAAAATCATGGGCAGGATGAGAATATACACAGGTGGCTTCGAAACTGAATTATTCCTAACTAGCTGTGTTTTAACTGGGAAAAATCACCATTTTCCCaggtctcaatttcctcatcagtGAGATGAGGTTATGGGTTCAAACCTCTAAGATCCCTTTTGAACACAAAGATTCTATGATATTATGTCCTACGATACTAGACACTAGTCCTAGTATGTAATGTGTTCAGGAAGCAAAGTGTGTGAATGATAAGACCCAAAGAATCAAAGGTCCTTCTACCATATGCACATACGAATCTTTAAACTCACTTTGAACactttgagaaaatgctttgacCCAGGCATACATTTTGATAAATTTAATGTAAGTAAGAACTTCATTCATCTTCTGGACACGTTCATCTGTGGCGGCCACGCATTTTCTCCTGAAATATGCTGTGAGCCGTGATGCAAACATCTGAAAGGAAAAGCGATGCCATGCCAAATTAAAGCTCATTCAAACTTGAGAACTACCTAATCTGCTTAAGGTCATTCTCAATAAAATGAGCATATAATCCTGTTTGCTAGGATGGGCCAAATGTTATGTAATTGTACTGTCTTTAATAAAAGTGACCTATCGAATTGTAATAAAACATTACTGAATTCTTATCTCTTTGTAAGGCAATGAAGACAAGTAAGTATTTATTCTCAATAGTGACCACAGATACTGAGTGCTTCcaaaggggaggcaggagggccCTATCACTTAGCAGCAACTCCAACGCAGTGACTCAAACACTCCTATGTCAAGTGGGACAGGGCTCACCAGCTGGCCTTCTCATTCAGACTCTTTTTCATGCAAGTGACACCTTACCTCCTCTCAAGTCAAAATTCTGTCCCTATGGAGCAAGCACTATCTAGCTCTAGATTGAACCTGCTTTGAGGAAATTTCCAATCAGAGCTGTGAGACCTCAGCAATGCCTACTATAACCCAATGGAAGTCACTCATCTCCTAAGGAGAAGCTGCCAAGATTCAGCTGGGAGGCTTACTCACCATTGCTGGgtaaaagaggataaaaacagCTGATCCCAGGAAGCCTGTTGGTCCCAGAATAATTACATTATAAATCATGCCTAAGATGGCAACAACGGGTCCTCCAGCCAGCAGGCTGCCAACGGCTGCTGCCTCAAACATCCTCTGCCCGTCGTTGGAGCAAATGTTGATGAGCTATAAGATACAAAGAGTAGTGAGGGGACCCTGCAAGGACACGGTTCATTTGTCTCAGGAGGAAGATAAAGGACAAGGCAGGGCCCTAGAGGAACAAACCTCAAGCTAGGAAGTTGCTCTCTGCTGTGAAGCAAACACCCCTCACTCACCTCACCCAGGGATTTCTCTTTAATGTTCTTTAACTTAAGGATCTTCTTAAATGCCATGGTTAGGATGGCCCCCCGCAAGCGAACACCGGTTCGGTAATTCAATGCCCAAGTCAGTGCAAGCGACCAAGACCGCACGATTTCCGTCAGAAGGAGGCCCAGGACTAACAACAAGCTGTACTGCAGGTTAGACTCTGTTGCCTGGGTATACTCCAAGAGGTGTTTCACCATGAAGGCCTACAGGGAGAGACACACACCACTGTCAACATCTCCACGGCACTCACACACAATGCCATAGTTTTATGTTAAGTTAGAAAGAGTAGGCAGCTCCACTCAGGGACCAGTGTGCAAGCAAAGCAAAACTTTGGGGGACCCAATTATTACAAGCTGCCTGCAGTAACTTACTCAGGGCATTCTGCAGGAGCTAGGTCTAATTGCAAACTTTCTTCCTTACAGGACACCATCAAAACCATTACTCTTTCTAATGTAACATAAACCTATCAATGAGCTGAAATTAACTCTAAACACATGGTCATTCAAAAGTATAGCTTTGACCTTATTCCAGTATCTCCACACATGGATACATTTCTTTACATGAAATTAAGACCTTTTTTTTGGATCGTTTCAAACGTGCTTATTTGATAAAAAGGAACAGTGTACCTACAGTTGTACTGGGGAAGAGTGAGAAGTGCATTTGCAAAACATTCCTGAAAATAAACATCAGCAGTTTAATAGTACAGAAGAGAGCAAACAAAGCAGGCTATCAAAAATCCAGAGACCCTCCCATGGGCCCGCCCCACTCCCGACTCCCtcccaaaaatgaaaacatgttacCTCAGGTAGCATATGTCTAACACCACCTGCAGAGGGAAGGCAGCCAGCCCCCAAGAACCACCGAGTGCCACCTCCAGCTGAGGTCCTGCAACGCCGGGGCACACACTCACACAAGGCACATTCAGCAACAGTATTAAATACCAGGAAGTGGGAAGGAATGtacttttattgaaaatgaaaaaatataaaagtaccaTCTTCAAAGAGCATCTCACAAACACTGTACAGCAGGTGAAGCATTGTAGTAACATACATTGAAACATACAGAGTCGAGTTATACAGGACTAGCCATCTAACAGGTCATCTGGCCTCCGACGGTTGTTTAACGACACACAgtagaaatagagaatagaaccCATATCTGTTTCCAGAGTCCAAAGTAGTATATCAGGCTGACAGCACTCAATCAGTGAGGGCTCCTGAGGTTGCAATGATTCTGCAACGGAGTAGGTTCTCTAGGAAAAAAGACCTTGCTGCTaaggaaagagaattaaaaacaaaacaaaacaaaatgctccCCAAAGAGGTACTCTGCTCAAAACGGCTGGTGCTACTGGTGCACTAAGCTGTGAGGAATTACCTCTGCTCGGGACAGAATAAAAAATCCTAGGCCTCAAGGAAAAACTGGTGGCATCCTTCTGGGTCTTTTCAAGTCCTTGCATCTAAAAATCAAtcttgacaaaaataaaacaaaaaaccacaacaaaagaAAGCCAAACCAATCCCCCAccctaaaggaagaaaaaaattaacgtGAAGCCCATCCACCCTTCTACCCAGGTGCCTTATAGCAAAGGTGACTGCAGCTGTAAGTCAGAATTGAATGACAGACAAAAATGGAGGCCAGACACCACGGTCTGGAGGTAGCTATGCTGAATTCCAGAACCCAGACTCTCTCTGGGTTAATTTCTTGTTTTGCCTGAGATTAAATTAATACCAGATGTCCACTAGGTCCTAGGAGATCCCCACCAATCAGATTTTTGCCAAGTCCCAGGAAATAACCTGATCAAATAGGAGACTTCAGATTCCAAGAACTACTGTATtccacctctcccctccctcagATTTTTAGGTTTATATCCATTGCTTGGGTCAGCACTGTATACAGCCGGGTTGCTGGTTTACTAGCAAGAAGATTGGCTTCTTTTCCAGTATGCAATCCaaaatgtggaactgagtcaCAGGGCCAAAGCCCCCTTTTCCTCACGTGAAGCAACTCAGTAAGATGGCGGTGCAGTGAAGCCTGTTCCCACACACCTCGGCACTGATGGAGCAGTCTCCAAAGGAAGGCTGAAAGGACAGCAGGTGGTTGCCTTGGGCTCCTTCCTTCCCATACCTTTAGAGTGCCATTTTTCAGCACTGGGTAATAGCATCAGCGCCTCCCAGAGGGGAGGAGCAGGGAAGGTAAAAGACATAGTGAATGTTTATACTATGCAAAACTTTCAAAGGGGGGGAAAAAGAGGAAACAGCAGATTAAAGAAGTTCCAACACATCGGGTTTTTAAATAACAATGACATTTCAAACCATTTTTTAggggataaagaaaaaagaggttttcATGAAAAATCCAAccaaaatttagtttttaaaaagttacaaatgTATCATTTAAATCTAAACAAACTGGAAGAAAACTTGAGACTGTTAGCATAGCTGTCTGGCTGTGGAAAGCATTCCCAGTGAATAAACATTACCTTACCTGAACTCTTGGCGAGAGATTCTGCCCAGCTTGACTCTCTCATTCTGACCGCAGAATACAGCCATCCTGAAAATTCTAAAGAACAGCTTCTGTCACTGGTTCCACTACAGAGAGACTCCCCCCAAATCCAGATCCTGACAGCACCAAGCAAGCTGCAGGTGGAGAGAGGTTGGAAGGGTGGGAAACTTACCTCTCTAAGGGTTTtacactgtcctttccccaaaagGCCCTCGAGCAGAGTTAGCATTCACCAAGAGAGAGCACTGCAGGAGGCGGCCTTCTCTTGCAGATCTACGGTGCGATGCTAATTCTTTATACACAGATCATAGGTGAGGCCTGGTCTTTTAGAACTGTCTTAATCCAAAAAGGCCCCAAAGCATCTCTGTAAGTGTAGCAATGTGGCTACACAGGACCACACTGTTAGAGATTCTGGTACTCCATTAACATTACTATGACCCCCGGGCACCCTGCACATAGAGCGGCAGTCCCCACTGGCGTCACCAAAACCTTGGATCATCTTGGTGTATAAACGTCAGCATCAGCTGGACGGCaggtaaaaacaaacagaacacaaCAACTTGACTGTGTTTCATTTGTTCTGTGTATGGCTACCAAGGTTCGGTGAAACCCGAGCGGggacaagaaataaaaatgccgTTTTATTTGGGGAGCCCGTATGTGGGCAGTCTGTCCTTACACAGGTTTCTGTAAGAACAGATTAAGCTAGTTTGAAAGTCGTGCCAGATTAGAAAACTTGTAAAAATCTAAAACGAATGTTCCTCAAAAGGATGTAAGTCCACAGACAGGAGGTTTACTCATTGCTAGTACTAatctcaaaaccagcctggtttTTCAATTTccaatgaaaaagaaacatattaGAATTGGAGTTCCAAAAAAGGAAGTGTGTATTATTTACACTTTCAAATCTATAAAAGAGATTATGGATGAGTCCATTGCTTTCTCAGCTCTAGGAGAGAATCCCATGAAATAACACTGGCCTTAAGGTGCTCTTCCCTGAAagggcagagagaagaaaaagcatgCTGCTGCTTTCCTGTTAAAGGAGGGCTCTTAGCTTTCCCTGGCAGCTAGAACAGTTTCCTAGAGGTTAGTATCCCAGTGTTCTGCACCATAAATGAGAGATTAAGGAATATACGGATGTTCAGGGGAGGGACTGTGAAGCCACCAAGCTGAATATGGATAGgtacctttttttttcaaaaaataaaaaataaaaatcccagcaatccatggaattttttttagagGGGAGCCAATGAAGTTCTTGCACTGGCCAAATGGAATCAAGAAAGCCCATGATCACTTCGCAAAGCCTGCATATAGTGCTACCCAGAGGAATGAATTCTATGAGATCAGAGCAGCCACCAGCCCTGTAGTGAAACAATGACAGAAGCTCTTCTTGGGGGAAGCTGGCTCTATGAAAATGTTTGCCATTTTGGTAAATTACGTAACACAACATTTCAGTTACATGGTCCTTCTTACTTAAAACTTTTACATAAAGTATGTTAGTTGgtcaattattaataatatagaaACCCAATACCAGAAAAGTAGTGTTCTCTGCTTCAGAAAAGAGATCAAAACTTTAACAAGAGGCATCAAacgttaaaaaaataaaaacaaaaacaaaactgcaaaTTAGTTTTACCTAATTGCCATGCATCTTAGGCACATACTTACCAAAACCATGAACCTCCAGCTTACCCACACATGGAAAACGCACAGTACAAGCAGTACTACTGCTCCGATGCCTCAAGGCAAATGTGTAGAGAATAGATTTAATCAAGGTCTCAAGTGTAAGGCAGCACAGCAGGTGTAAGAAACAGGTGCGCAGGAAACAGAGTGAACGTCAAAGGCTCTCTTGTCTACTCTGCATCAGTACAGACTGGGGAAAACCACGGCTGCCACCCCAACGCTCGCCACACAGTCACACTATAAGCCAAACTTAAACGGACTCCAGGTCAGACTCTAAAATCCTCGACAGTCCTCTAGTTTTCTCAGGGCTTATTTGCCACGGACCTGCCAAACATGTGATAACTCTGCCTCCAGGCACTCGGTATGTCCCCGGCGCTGGCTCACCAGCCCGGGCCACACAACGTGCTCTCACCTACTCGCAGCACTGCAAGACACATCTGCCTGCACCGACTGTCATTTCATGTTAACACACAACCGAGAAGCACAGTCCTGTGCAGAACTGGAGTCAGTTCCATTTCACCCCCGCCCAGAAATCAAGCTAGTTCCATTTCTTCTCTGGCAACATTGCCCTTTCATCCTTCCAGCTGTTGCCAAAATCCATCAACCCCTTTCAACAGACCTGAAGGCATCTCTAAGACTGCTACCTAGCCCAAAGCTGAGCACAACCCCTGCAACAGAATAAGAGTGTTAGAGCTGGCCGTGGCCGGGCCCCTGGAGACTGTCGGAAAGGATGGTTAGAACTTACTGGTCCACTGAAGCCAGCCAGCTGCGTGATCATCAGGCACACGATGGACAGGATGAGCCTGGTGCGGCAGAAGATCCACACAACCCTTCGCAGGGAAGCAGCGTCTGGCCCAACTTCATTCAGCTCTTCTTGCCACAGTCTCTCTAGTCTTAACAAGGGCACACGTCCTCGTTACACATCTCCCCGGGGGAAAGGCACACCTAGCTCCCCACTTGCCACCACTTTTTGTCTCCAGGTTTTGCCACCACTCACACAAGTCTCTCCTTTAAAATTATGTACATAGTCTTCACCTTCTGGGAAAAAATACCCTTCCTGGGGAGCTACACATTTACCCTGTATAGGGAGCCTCCCAGGATACAGAAAATGATGAGAGCAAAAGCCTTTCTTTCCACCCAGGAAAATGATCCCTGAATGCAATTTGTGAATAAGAACTTTCTTTTTCAGGGGCCCCCAACCCTTTCTGAAGGTTCCTGTGGTAAAATGTAAAGTTGTAAACTAGATTTTAATCATGACAATCAGCTACCACAAAAATGTATTCTGTCACAAGGCAGCAACATAATCTCCCTGCAGACTCAGGAAGAGAAGCggggctgagagagagagagaaagcccgTGGTTAAAACAGGATCAAAGGTGAAATAGGAGATAAAGCAAAAGAGCAAAGAGAAAGTCATCCCCAGGCCGCCCGCCCTCCACTGGACAGCTCGGCTCTTTAAAGACACAGAGCTGTGGACTTCACACTCCTAGCTCAGGCCCTGCCCACCCGGCATGGGGGAGATGAGGGTGGACCAGAGGCGCCTACCTTCTGCAGTTCACGTCAGAAGACTCGTGCTTGGACAGAGACCACACGTCTTCCATTGAGAGCTCCCCCTTCTTGTGGGCCACACGGGCCAGAGAGGAAAGCCACGAAAAAGTCATACAGGAAAAAAGCCCAGCATTGTCCACTGGGTGCTGGTGTCTAACGAGAGAAAACCGAAATCACAAAGCTATCAACACGCACGGAGAGGACAGCCTGTGTTTAAAGGACACTGTTTAGTGAACACAGTTCTTAACTTAAGACCAGTCTCCCCGGCTGATCTAATCTTAGCCTGAATGTTCTAAAATGGCTTTgatgggccgggcgcgggggctcacgcctgtaatcccagcactttgggaggccgaggcgggcagatcatgaggccaggagattgagaccaacctggccaatatgaaaaccccgtctctactaaaaatacaaaaaaattagctgggcttggtggtggtggacgcctgtagtcccagctactcaggaggctgaggcaggagaatcgcttgaacccaggaggcggaggttgcagtgagccgagatcatgccactggcgacagagcaagactgtctcaaaaaaaaaaaaaaaaaaaatgcctttgatGCTTTACTGTCATCACCCAGTACGGCATCTTACTTGGAAGTAGTCCGGATGGGCTTCAGAGCACTCAAGCCATGATGGTACTTTCCCTTGGGATGGTCCTCATCCAGGATTCTGAGCTGAGAATGCATGGAGGCATCAAGAGAGAGGCCCTCAGCTCGGGCTGCTGTTTCCAAGGCATCTTGGCATTCCAGCTGTTCCAGCAGATAGGGAGAAAGGCAAGAGCACAGTTAATACACAGGCGAGAGGCAAACAGAACTGATGAAACAGCTCAAACTGCAAACTGGACTCATCTTAACTGAGACATTCCAAGCAAGGGTCAGGAGGTTAAACACTAACTTTGTATGATTTGAACCCATTGGGGAACATTAagctagatatttaaaaattttaaacagttttcttttttttttttagcatctttaggttttacagaaaaactgaTCAAATAGTACAGAGTGTTCCCATATACCTCTGTACCTCCCCCATCCTCCTCATCTGTttttcctattattaacatcttccaTTAGCGTGGTAcctttgttacaattgatgagccaATACAGAttcattattaactgaagtccataGGTTACATTAGGGTCCactctttgtttttttgggtttttttgagatagagtctcgctctgtcacccaggctggagtgcagtggcacaatctcggctcactgcaacctccacctcccgggttcaagcgattcgcctgcctcagcctcctgagtagctaggattacagggatgtgccactacgcctggttatttttgtatttttagtagaggtggggtttcaccatgttggtcaggctggtttcgaactcctaacctcatgatccacctgcctcagcctcccaaagtgctgggattacaggcatgagccactgcgcctggccctgtttttatattattttatttttgagatggagtctcgctctgttgcccaggccggagtgcagtggcatgatcttggatcactgcaatctcagcctccccggttcaagcaattctcatgtctcagcctccgagtagaggggttacaggcatgcaccaccatgcccagctaatttttatatttttagtagagatggggtttcaccatgttggccagatggtcttgatctcttgacctcgtgatccacccacctcagcctcccaaagtgttgggattataggtgtgagccgccgtgcccggcttATGGACCACTCTTTGT is a window encoding:
- the ABCC5 gene encoding ATP-binding cassette sub-family C member 5 isoform X6, with amino-acid sequence MKDIDIGKEYIIPSPGYRSVRERTSTSGTHRDREDSKFRRTRPLECQDALETAARAEGLSLDASMHSQLRILDEDHPKGKYHHGLSALKPIRTTSKHQHPVDNAGLFSCMTFSWLSSLARVAHKKGELSMEDVWSLSKHESSDVNCRRLERLWQEELNEVGPDAASLRRVVWIFCRTRLILSIVCLMITQLAGFSGPNFQDGCILRSE